The genomic segment CCATGAAAAACACGGTCATCAACACCGCCCGGCTGTTCGCAGCGGGCCTGCGCGCCCTCCTCGTCCTGACCCTGGTGACGGGCGTCATCTACCCGCTCGTCGTCACCGGCTTCGCCCAGGCGCTGTTCAGCGACAAGGCGAACGGCTCGGAGATCAAGGACCACGCCGGCAAGGTCGTCGGGTCCTCGCTGATCGGGCAGTCGTACAACCTGCCGCTGAAGAAGGGCCAGGAGACCCCGGAGCCCGACCTGAAGTGGTTCCAGGGCCGCCCCCAGAACGGTCTCGGCACCAACAGCGTCAACACCCAGTACAAGCTGATCCTGTCCGGCGCCACCAACCGGTCCGCCGACAACGCGGACCTGATCGACTGGGTGAAGGCAGCCAAGGCCGCCGTCGTCAAGGACAACTCGACCGCCGACCACAAGGTCAAGCCCTCCGAGGTGCCGGCCGACGCGGTGACGTCCTCCGGCTCCGGCCTGGACCCGGACATCTCCCCGGACTACGCCGACCTCCAGGTCCACCGGGTCGCCGAGCAGAACGGCCTCTCCGCCGACCAGGTGCAGAAGCTCGTCGACGACCACACCGAGAGCCGCACCCTCGGCTTCATCGGTGAGCCCCGCGTCAACGTCCTCGAACTCAACATCGCGCTCAAGGACCTGCTGGCCAAGAGCTGACGGCAGCGCACGGTCCACAGGGGAGTCGGCGGTCGGGGCGGGAGCCGGGAACCGCCGACTCCCGCCCGCATGAGTGCCGGTCGCACGGCTCCCGGCGTTCATGGCCCGACGTACGACAGGAAGGCGCACACCCATGACACGGGTGCTGGTGGTGGAGGACGACCCGCAGCTCGTACGGGCCCTCATCATCAATCTCCAGGCACGTCAGTACGGGGTCGACGCGGCCCCCGACGGTGCCACCGCGCTCCGGCTGGCCGCCGCGCGGCAGCCCGACGTGGTCCTGCTCGACCTCGGGCTGCCCGACATGGACGGGGTCGAGGTCATCAAGGCGCTGCGGGCCTGGACCCGGGTGCCGATCATGGTGCTGTCCGCCCGCCAGGCGTCCGAGGAG from the Streptomyces sp. NBC_00310 genome contains:
- a CDS encoding potassium-transporting ATPase subunit C encodes the protein MKNTVINTARLFAAGLRALLVLTLVTGVIYPLVVTGFAQALFSDKANGSEIKDHAGKVVGSSLIGQSYNLPLKKGQETPEPDLKWFQGRPQNGLGTNSVNTQYKLILSGATNRSADNADLIDWVKAAKAAVVKDNSTADHKVKPSEVPADAVTSSGSGLDPDISPDYADLQVHRVAEQNGLSADQVQKLVDDHTESRTLGFIGEPRVNVLELNIALKDLLAKS